Proteins co-encoded in one Uloborus diversus isolate 005 chromosome 9, Udiv.v.3.1, whole genome shotgun sequence genomic window:
- the LOC129230197 gene encoding uncharacterized protein LOC129230197 codes for MYSEYVENLDNEAKQRYIEKIKDINYKDPYLLHNTELSTSASDLPDVTYIDIVNYMVYGVSAYTLEEFKAYKSLQAYNLFSCGWVLNVFAKKMAAMCLVIGKVRHSQRLSEKPLSPWFLANRQGVIQSAHCTCMAGLGESCTHIAALMFFVQYTVLKREEKSVTSIEQYWGKPKKSVDFAQVKDIDFSTPSTSKESAPKEGSSVPEMEDVEFFKFCGQLRDAGCNSALLKVVPGFNDVEIGWLVS; via the exons atgtattcGGAATACGTGGAAAACCTTGATAACGAAGCTAAGCAGAggtacattgaaaaaataaaggatATCAATTATAAAGATCCATATTTATTACATAATACGGAACTTTCAACTAGTGCATCAGACTTGCCGGATGTAACGTATATAGACATTGTGAATTACATGGTTTATGGCGTCAGTGCGTACACATTAGAAGAATTTAAAGCTTATAAAAGCTTGCAAGCTTACAATCTATTTTCCTGTGGATGGGTGTTGAATGTTTTCGCCAAGAAAATGGCAGCTATGTGCTTGGTGATTGGCAAA GTGAGACATTCCCAACGGCTCTCGGAAAAACCTCTCAGTCCATGGTTCCTTGCCAATCGACAAGGCGTGATTCAGTCTGCTCACTGCACCTGTATGGCTGGGTTAGGCGAATCATGCACACATATTGCTGCCTTAATGTTTTTTGTGCAATACACAGTCTtaaagagagaagaaaaatcgGTCACCTCCATTGAGCAATATTGGGGAAAGCCGAAAAAAAGTGTGGACTTTGCTCAAGTAAAAGATATTGATTTTTCGACTCCAAGCACAAGCAAAGAAAGTGCACCCAAAGAAGGATCATCTGTGCCTGAAATGGAGGATGTTgagttttttaagttttgtggGCAACTCCGAGATGCTGGGTGCAACAGCGCTCTTTTAAAGGTCGTACCTGGTTTTAACGATGttgaaattggttggttggttagttga